In Bacillus cytotoxicus NVH 391-98, the following are encoded in one genomic region:
- a CDS encoding ABC transporter ATP-binding protein, translating to MKSFRKLLQYLKPYMFFAMIGPLFMVLEVAMDLIQPTIMQHIIDIGIAQQDFHYVMKMGLLMIGAAGMGLIGGLGCMLYSTKAAVNFATDIRKDVFTKIETFSSKNRDSFGTGKLLTIVTNDITSIQAAMTMTLRVLVRGPLLFIGSIIIVFVTARDLFSILLVVVPILFVAIVFIAGRASGSFKRVQEALDKVNTKLQENLSGVRVVKAYVRQKYEISQFKKVNKHLTGVSTYAVQMISLMMPIIMLVVNGGIVATLWMGGEKVFHDTLQVGAILAFINYLNIILMSLMSISMVFIQISRAFSSADRVQQVLDTKVDITNEADMYKPKKISGNIEFKNVSYSYSKNDEYVLKNISFKVQKGEKVGVIGSTGSGKSTLMKLLPRLYDVDQGDIYIDGVNVKLYDLQTLRASIGVVPQKALLFSGTIEENLKYGKENATAEELEVAAAAACATEFIYKLEDAYRYQLTQGATNLSGGQKQRLSIARALVRQPAILVLDDSTSAVDAKSEKIIQEALKGTYTGTTTFFIASKISSIIDADQILVLDNGKLVGNGTHENLIRSCKVYQEIYLSQGGSLYEEGGKENA from the coding sequence ATGAAATCATTCCGGAAATTATTGCAATATTTAAAACCATACATGTTCTTTGCGATGATTGGACCGTTATTCATGGTACTTGAAGTAGCGATGGACTTAATTCAACCGACGATTATGCAGCACATTATCGATATTGGTATTGCGCAGCAAGATTTTCATTATGTCATGAAGATGGGACTTCTTATGATCGGTGCAGCAGGGATGGGATTAATTGGTGGTTTAGGTTGTATGCTGTATTCTACGAAAGCTGCGGTGAATTTTGCAACAGATATTAGAAAAGATGTTTTTACAAAAATTGAGACATTTTCTAGTAAAAATCGTGATTCATTTGGAACAGGTAAATTGCTTACAATTGTAACAAATGATATTACATCTATTCAAGCAGCAATGACGATGACATTACGTGTTCTTGTCCGTGGACCTTTATTATTTATAGGAAGTATTATTATCGTTTTCGTTACAGCAAGAGATTTATTTTCTATTTTACTTGTCGTTGTACCAATTTTATTTGTTGCGATTGTTTTTATAGCTGGGCGAGCTAGCGGTTCGTTTAAGCGCGTACAAGAAGCTTTAGATAAAGTAAATACAAAACTGCAAGAAAATTTATCCGGTGTTCGTGTCGTCAAAGCATATGTAAGACAAAAATATGAAATTTCTCAATTTAAGAAAGTGAATAAGCATTTAACAGGAGTTAGTACGTATGCAGTACAAATGATTTCACTTATGATGCCAATTATTATGCTTGTTGTAAATGGAGGTATTGTAGCTACATTATGGATGGGTGGGGAAAAAGTATTTCATGACACTCTCCAAGTCGGAGCGATCTTAGCATTTATTAACTATTTAAATATTATTTTGATGTCGCTTATGTCTATTAGTATGGTATTTATTCAAATTTCACGTGCATTTTCATCTGCTGATCGTGTACAACAAGTGCTTGACACGAAAGTGGATATTACGAATGAAGCAGACATGTATAAGCCTAAGAAAATAAGTGGGAATATTGAGTTTAAAAATGTAAGTTACAGTTACAGTAAAAACGATGAGTACGTTTTGAAAAATATTTCGTTTAAAGTCCAAAAAGGTGAGAAGGTAGGAGTGATCGGATCTACGGGAAGTGGTAAGTCTACTTTAATGAAATTACTTCCGCGTTTGTATGATGTTGACCAAGGTGACATTTACATTGATGGTGTGAATGTGAAATTATATGATTTACAAACATTGCGTGCTTCTATCGGAGTTGTACCTCAAAAGGCATTGTTATTTTCAGGAACGATTGAGGAGAATTTAAAGTATGGAAAGGAAAATGCAACGGCAGAAGAATTAGAAGTAGCAGCGGCGGCAGCTTGTGCGACGGAGTTTATTTATAAGTTAGAAGATGCATACCGCTATCAGTTAACACAAGGAGCAACAAACTTATCCGGTGGTCAAAAGCAACGTTTATCTATTGCAAGAGCGCTTGTACGGCAACCTGCTATACTTGTGCTCGATGATTCTACTTCGGCAGTAGATGCAAAATCAGAAAAAATCATACAAGAAGCATTAAAGGGTACATATACAGGAACAACAACATTTTTCATTGCATCAAAAATTTCATCGATTATCGATGCGGATCAAATACTTGTCTTGGATAATGGCAAGTTAGTTGGAAACGGAACACATGAAAATTTAATAAGGTCATGTAAAGTATATCAAGAAATTTATCTTTCCCAAGGTGGTAGTTTATATGAAGAAGGAGGGAAAGAAAATGCGTAA